Part of the Caballeronia sp. SL2Y3 genome is shown below.
GGCCGCCTCGATTTGGAACCGCGCGAATCAAGCTTGGCGAGAGTCGCCTTCGACGAAAGGCATAAGTGACGTTCGCACTGTCCGTGCGAAGTTGTTCTCAGACGATGCGAAACTGCGTTTCGCTTGCAAAGCCAGTGCTGACGCCGTTCTCCGAGCACTCAGTTTTCGGCACGGCGCACATGGCCAGATCGCAGGGTCACTGCGCGGGCGAAGAAGGTAGCGTCCGTCGGACGCTATTCGAACAGAAATGTAGTGCGTTGCACTAAGGTCGATGCGTTGGAACGCGGATAGGTGAATTGGATGATGCGCTTTCTAGCGCCGATTTGGCGGTGGAAAGCTCACGATTTCGATACCCCTTTCGGCCTATGCGCCGGCGCGCATCCTCAAGTACGAGGAGGGCTGCCGCTATAATTCGGAACCGATGCATCGCCAGTAAACGCCCTTCCGTTCAGCCTTCGTCGCGACCGGCGCTGACTGGGACCTGCCTGGTCAGCCATATCCTGCAGACATCGGTACATCGGCCTTCAGCGCCGCTTGGTTGTCAACGGTGCTACGTCGATACGCTCCCGGGCATGATCCCAAAGCTTCGGTGCTCGCAGCTTCCGGCGGTCTGTTCGAAAGCTAGCTCGTTCCCGCATGGTCGTTCCCGTCGTACGACAGTGGTTATGGAGGATCAGTCCAAGCGGTCGACCTTGGCAAGAGCAGAAGGCAACTGCACGCTTTCAAGTGCAGCCTTCAGCTTCTGCACATTCCCGTAGGTTAGCGCGAGCAGCACGCGGTAAATGCACTCCCTGACGCGGCAAGTTTTTGCACATTGGAATTATCATGATATAGGCCGATCGGCGAAAAGAAGCGCAAAAACGTTCCCTTTCCGCTGCACGACGCACCCGATTCGTGGTAGGCGATCCTGGGCGCGCCCATCCTATCTCACTGGGTCGGCATGAGCGGGGAATTGCACCGTCGGCGGTAGAACGACGATGCGAGTTCCCATTCTCATCTTGCCGGGTTTTGGAACACCCCTTTCGCAACGGCAAGCCTTCAATAACCATTGCGGAGCTTCTTCCCGACTGTGCCCGGTGCTCGGTCTCGCTGGCTCGGCACCCCTCACCGCGAGTCGAGCGTTCGACGTGCGTGCAACGAGCCGACGGTGCGGCGATAGACGATCATCAGACGGTCATCGACTCGTGCGCGGTTGCGCTGCGTCGTTCTAATAAGTACGTCGAGTTCACTGAAGGTAGAAACGCTGAATGACCAGCGGAACAAGCGAAGCAAAGCTGAACAGCGGAAATATCGCGACTAAGAACACGATGAGCGAGCGGCACATAACAAGAACTCGTGACTGCGCGGGCGAATGCGAACGCAGTGACGGCAAGGCCAGGGCAACCAGCGGAAACACCGCGAGGAAATAACGGCCTTGCACGCCGTCCACGACTGTGCCGCCCACCGCCGTCCACGCGAGGTAAAGCGATGCGAAGATCATGACGATCGTTGCGAGCACCGCTAGAAGCGGAACCGCTGATAGCGCCCGCTTGCCGGTCGGAGCGTCACCGTAAATCAGACCACTGACGGCCAACGCAAAACAAAGCATCACGAATGCGACGACGTAATAACCGCGGTGAAAGTAGGTATCCAGCCAACCGAGCGCGCCGACGAAGCTCTGGAAATAGAAGACTCCGTTCAGCTTCAATGTCGTGGCGGCGATTGCAAACACTTGGCCGGGATGATGGAAAAGATAGAGGAGTTGCCCCGACACCGAATGAGAAGGCCCGAAGTCGGACCACGCGTGGTATCCGAACGCAATCACCGCCAAGGCCGACAACGCGACCGTCATCGCAATGAAGGTGAGGCGGCGACTCCACTCATACTTGTCCGGCCGGCCGGACATGTTCAGTCCCGGATGCAGCACCATGACGAGCAAACCTGCAAGAGGCGGCCGCGCCGATATGCAGATCACGAGCGCCGCGACAACCAGCGCAGCGTACTTGCCGGCGAACGGGCGCTGATCGTGAATCAGTCTGTCCATCGCAGCGATGATGAGGAAACACAGCGGCAGCACAGTGACCTCCTGGCTCACCGACGAATAGATCATCATCGTGGTCGGCAATGACGCGGTCGCGAAAAGGAGAATGGAAGTGCGGCGAGAAATGGCGACAGCCAGAGCCGTCAATGCGATGCTGAACAGGAGCCCCGCTGCGCAGGCGAGCGCATATGTGCTGTGGACGCGCATGCCGGCCACGCGCCCCGCAACGATGGCAAGAGCCTGCGGCACGTAGGCGAACGCGGGATAGATCGCGGTATTCGGAAAGCCGACTCTTTCCATGCGCCCGGACCAGACGAGGTCGTCAGTGGCCTTTCGCAAAGCATTCGTCGCCTTGACGTCCGCGTGAAACGGAATCTTCGAATACGCGTTCGCAAAGGCAATAGCCGAAGCGTCGACGTCCCCGCCCGATGTATCGTCGTATCTCTGTCCGAACCAATGACCCTCCGCGATCTGCGCGGAGCGAAAGAAATGCGCGAGCGCGTCCGGCGTCTGAAACGGTGGAGTAGCCAGCAGAAGAAAGAGCCCGGATGCCAGCGAATAGACCAGTAATAGCGCGCAGAGCTTTACGGCAAGTGCTAGCCGCGCAATCTGGTGAAACGTTGAAGCGGATTCCGTCGGCATGAGAGTTGAGTTCGATTGAGTTCGGGATCCACAGCGGCTTCGAGTCCGCGCATGCCCGCCTATCAGGGCCGGTGGCCGGCATTCTAGCGCGCTGCTGTCCTTCGCCGGCGGTCCCGGTCGAGCGAAGCGCAGCGCATTGCCAGCCGTCGTCAGCCGCATACCCAGGCACGCCTTGTCGAGCGGCCGACCACAACGACTACAATACGCACGCCGGCGCAGCCCTCGTTCGCCAGCCGCAGCCTTGTACTCAATGTCGAGTGTCTATGCTTCAATCCACAAAACCGCTTCGCACCGCTGTCGTCATTCCTTGCTACAACGAGGCCGCTGCGATTGCGACCGTCGTGAGCGACTTTCGAACAAGTCTGCCGTACGCGGACATCGTCGTGTTCGACAACAATTCGAGCGATGACACCGCCGGCGTCGCACGGAATGCGGGCGCAAGCGTCATATCCGTCTCGCTGCAGGGAAAGGGCAACGTCGTGCGCAGGATGTTCGCAGACGTCGATGCGGACATTTACGTCATGGTAGACGGCGATGCAACCTACGATGCGTCGGCGGCACCCGCGCTGATCGAGACGCTTCTTCGCAACCGGCTCGACATGGTGGTCGGCTCTCGCTTGTCCGACGAGCAAACCGCCTATCGCCTCGGGCACCGGTTCGGCAACGTGTTGCTGACGCAATGCGCGGCTGCCATCTTCGGCCGGACATTCAAGGACATGCTGTCGGGCTACCGGGTCTTCTCGCGGCGGTTCGCCCGGAGCTTTCCTGCCCACTCGGCGGGTTTCGAGATCGAGACCGAGTTGACGGTCCATGCGTTGGGCCTGCGCATGCCGGTTGCAGAGATCGTGACGAACTACAAGTCGCGCCCGGAAGGCTCGACGAGCAAGCTCAACACCTATCGCGACGGACTGCGGATCTTGCTCATGATCGGCAGGTTGTTCAAGTCGGAAAAGCCACGGGCTTTCTTCACGGCCGGCTTCGTCGTCTGCACGCTGATGTCGGTCGGCTTCGCGATTCCGGTGTTCGAAACCTTCGTCGAGACGGGGCTGGTACCGAGGATTCCTACCGTGATCCTGAGCAGCGGCCTCATGCTGCTGGGCGCCATCCTGCTTATTTGCGGCATCGTGCTGGATACCGTCACACGGGGGCGCAATGAGATGAAGCACCTCGCTTATCTGTCCGTCCCCCCGCTTCCGAGTGAAATCGACAATGACTGACTGGCAGTCTCAGTTCGTTCGCTTCGGGGTTGCGGGAGCCATTGGCTTTCTCGTCGACGCTGGCGTGCTCTATGCGGCGTTGGGCCTTGGCGCCGGGCCGCACCTCGGACGCGTCATCTCGTTCCTTTGCGCTGCCTTCGTCACCTGGCGAATCAACCGGCGCTTTACGTTCACGGCGGACACAGGACGCTCGGCCTGGCGCGAATGGATCGAATATCTGCTCGCGATGTCGGCGGGCGGCGCGGTCAATTACGTCGCATACGCGATCGCCCTGCACTTTTTGCATGACGGCGCTTATCGCCCAGGAACGGCAGTCGCCATCGGTTCGCTTGCAGGCATGTGTGTGAATTTCGCGGCAGCCAAGTTCTGGGCCTTCAGAACCTAAGAAGCACTGCACATCTCGATGGATACGACAACGGCAAGCGATCGGACGCATAGATTCCGACGCATCGACATGAACAGCCCGCGGTCGCTCATGCGCGCGTCCTGGATCGTTCCGCTGGTTTTCGGCCTGTTCTCCGTGGCTCAGGGCGCGGACGCCAACTGGGACTTGCGCAACTATCACCTGTACAACGCTTTTGCCTTTCTTCACGGAAGGCTGTCGGTCGACCTGGCTCCTGCTGGTATGCAGAGCTATTTCAATCCGCTGCTGGACGTGCCGTATTACCTGATGACGATGCATCTGCCGGCGATGCTGGTCGGCTTCATCATGGGGGTCATGCATGGTCTGAACTTCGTCCTGCTGCTCGGAATCTGCCGTCTCACGCTGGACGATCTGCCCGAGACTGCGAAGTATCGAACGCCTTTCTGGCTCGCGATCGCCGGCTGTCTGACGGCCAACTTCCTGTCTGGCATCGGCAACAGCATGGGCGACGACACGACGGCGCTTTTCAGCCTCGGCGCGCTGTACATGCTGCTGAAGGTGTGGCCGCGACTGCCGCAGTCCAGCATGCGCGTCATGGCGATGGTGGTGATCGCAGGATTCGTCTCCGGAGCAGGCGCCGGCCTCAAGCTGACGACAGCCGTGTTCTCAGTCGCGCTCTGCGTCGGACTGCTCGTCGCTCCCGTCTCGTTGCCTAGGCGAGTGTTGACCGCGTTCCTGTTCGGCGTGGGCGTCCTGGCGGGACTCGCGCTCACTGGGGGATTCTGGTTCGTGGAGATGTGGCATCGGTACGGCAATCCGCTCTATCCGCAGTTCAGTTCCATCTTTCCGAGTCCGCTCACCTCATCGGTGGCGATCGTGGATACCGTCTGGTTTCCTAAGAACGTGTGGGAATCCCTCGCGTGGCCATTCATATTTTCATTTGATCCGCGCCGTGTCGGACAAGCCCGATTGCATCAAGTGATATGGGCTTTGGCTTACGTTTGCTTCTGGTGGTGGGTGGGCGCGCGCGCACTTGGGCGGATTAGACACAAAGAGAGTCCGCCGTTGCCGTCCCGTGGCCGATACGTCATCGCGTATGTCGCAATCGGCTATGTCGTGTGGATGAAGGTCTTCAGCATTCAGCGCTACCTTGTCTCGATCGAGCTCTGTCTGCCTCTCGTTATCTATCTGATGCTTCGCCAGACGACGACCTATGAGCGAGCGACCAGGCTAGCCAAGCGAGCATTTATCGCCTGCTCCGTCCTGGTCGTGGCTGGCGGCGCGCATTCGTGGGGGCATGAACGTTGGTCGGGCAGAATGTTTTCTATCGATCTGCCTCCCCTCTCCGCTGCCGAAAGGACGACGGTCATCCTGACCGCCGGCGACCCGCCGCTGGGGTGGCTCGTGCCCCTGTTCCCCGAATCGGTCGCATTCGCCACCATCCGATCAGCTTTTCCCCAAGCGCGGCCTGC
Proteins encoded:
- a CDS encoding DUF2142 domain-containing protein — its product is MRLTTAGNALRFARPGPPAKDSSALECRPPALIGGHARTRSRCGSRTQSNSTLMPTESASTFHQIARLALAVKLCALLLVYSLASGLFLLLATPPFQTPDALAHFFRSAQIAEGHWFGQRYDDTSGGDVDASAIAFANAYSKIPFHADVKATNALRKATDDLVWSGRMERVGFPNTAIYPAFAYVPQALAIVAGRVAGMRVHSTYALACAAGLLFSIALTALAVAISRRTSILLFATASLPTTMMIYSSVSQEVTVLPLCFLIIAAMDRLIHDQRPFAGKYAALVVAALVICISARPPLAGLLVMVLHPGLNMSGRPDKYEWSRRLTFIAMTVALSALAVIAFGYHAWSDFGPSHSVSGQLLYLFHHPGQVFAIAATTLKLNGVFYFQSFVGALGWLDTYFHRGYYVVAFVMLCFALAVSGLIYGDAPTGKRALSAVPLLAVLATIVMIFASLYLAWTAVGGTVVDGVQGRYFLAVFPLVALALPSLRSHSPAQSRVLVMCRSLIVFLVAIFPLFSFASLVPLVIQRFYLQ
- a CDS encoding glycosyltransferase family 2 protein, which encodes MLQSTKPLRTAVVIPCYNEAAAIATVVSDFRTSLPYADIVVFDNNSSDDTAGVARNAGASVISVSLQGKGNVVRRMFADVDADIYVMVDGDATYDASAAPALIETLLRNRLDMVVGSRLSDEQTAYRLGHRFGNVLLTQCAAAIFGRTFKDMLSGYRVFSRRFARSFPAHSAGFEIETELTVHALGLRMPVAEIVTNYKSRPEGSTSKLNTYRDGLRILLMIGRLFKSEKPRAFFTAGFVVCTLMSVGFAIPVFETFVETGLVPRIPTVILSSGLMLLGAILLICGIVLDTVTRGRNEMKHLAYLSVPPLPSEIDND
- a CDS encoding GtrA family protein; the protein is MTDWQSQFVRFGVAGAIGFLVDAGVLYAALGLGAGPHLGRVISFLCAAFVTWRINRRFTFTADTGRSAWREWIEYLLAMSAGGAVNYVAYAIALHFLHDGAYRPGTAVAIGSLAGMCVNFAAAKFWAFRT